The following are from one region of the Romeriopsis navalis LEGE 11480 genome:
- a CDS encoding calcium-binding protein has product MDATKNLEFGVKYAGFWEGDAAVKGIFSTTEAAAADGVVSLDELISWKWDWTGNGDVGAFAIDSTSGSASALVPPGGFIIGGANTPVDASFNDADGTDQGLYESAAGDQVIDLGALLIQDFAAGTTATGDASAAGSVSVSPIIDFAINYSGFWADGGAITGIFSASEADAADGIVSLDELVAWQWDWSGNSEVAAFSVSSEDGSASSLIPPHGFKIGDINTPVAFDFTDADGLDQGLYESGSGEQVIDLGTLIIEDFGAGTTALGDVTASGTIAASKVLNFTTEFSGYWENDGGGAIQGGFSASAADAADGVVSIDELISWNWSWTGNSEVGAFSVDSTGSTALALLPPGGFAVDGNKVLDVDFNAADKLDQGLYESANGKQLIDIGALLVEDFGAGTFSQGAVEKPVVAAPPTIEPPVDKAPVNLFGNGAAETLKGGAGNDNIFGNGGPDQLIGGAGNDKIYGSDTAENIIGGTGDDVIYANGGMDYINSGSGQDQVWLGGASQSTVVLEAGDGYDTIVNYQAGSTRLQISSLTGLSLTNSANGLEITQGGDLLAVVANQTTDSFNTSSLFAG; this is encoded by the coding sequence TTGGACGCAACAAAAAATTTAGAGTTCGGCGTCAAATATGCAGGCTTCTGGGAAGGTGATGCTGCTGTTAAAGGCATTTTCTCCACCACGGAAGCAGCCGCTGCTGATGGCGTTGTTTCACTGGACGAGCTAATTTCCTGGAAATGGGACTGGACTGGTAACGGTGATGTCGGCGCATTCGCGATCGATTCAACCAGTGGGAGTGCTAGCGCCTTAGTTCCACCAGGCGGCTTTATCATTGGTGGAGCAAATACACCCGTTGATGCTAGCTTTAACGATGCTGATGGCACTGATCAAGGTTTATATGAGTCCGCTGCTGGCGATCAAGTGATTGATCTCGGCGCACTACTCATTCAAGACTTCGCCGCCGGTACAACTGCCACTGGTGATGCCAGTGCGGCTGGCTCCGTTTCCGTTAGCCCAATCATTGACTTTGCAATTAACTACTCCGGTTTTTGGGCCGACGGTGGGGCCATCACCGGGATCTTTTCCGCGAGTGAAGCGGATGCCGCAGATGGTATTGTTTCGCTTGATGAGCTGGTTGCCTGGCAATGGGATTGGTCTGGAAATAGTGAAGTAGCGGCCTTTTCGGTTAGTTCCGAAGACGGCTCAGCCAGTAGCCTCATCCCCCCTCATGGGTTCAAGATCGGTGACATCAATACCCCTGTCGCCTTCGACTTCACCGATGCAGATGGGCTTGACCAGGGCTTATACGAGTCTGGCTCCGGTGAGCAAGTGATTGACCTAGGGACATTGATTATCGAAGACTTTGGTGCTGGCACCACTGCCTTGGGCGATGTCACAGCCAGTGGCACGATCGCTGCAAGCAAAGTCCTTAACTTTACCACCGAGTTCAGCGGTTACTGGGAAAATGACGGTGGTGGCGCAATCCAAGGTGGTTTCTCCGCTAGCGCGGCTGATGCGGCTGATGGGGTTGTCTCGATCGATGAACTGATTTCCTGGAACTGGAGCTGGACTGGCAACAGTGAAGTTGGTGCCTTTTCCGTTGATTCCACTGGCAGTACAGCTCTCGCCCTGCTCCCACCGGGTGGATTCGCGGTGGATGGCAATAAAGTCCTCGACGTTGACTTCAACGCCGCCGATAAACTGGACCAAGGTCTGTATGAATCGGCTAATGGCAAGCAGTTGATTGACATCGGTGCGCTGCTGGTCGAGGACTTTGGAGCTGGCACTTTCTCCCAAGGTGCAGTTGAGAAACCCGTTGTCGCTGCCCCCCCAACGATCGAACCACCGGTTGACAAAGCTCCAGTGAATTTGTTCGGTAATGGCGCGGCTGAAACCCTTAAAGGTGGTGCCGGTAACGATAACATCTTTGGCAATGGTGGCCCTGATCAACTAATTGGTGGTGCGGGTAATGACAAAATCTATGGCTCTGACACTGCCGAGAATATCATCGGTGGAACTGGTGATGATGTTATTTATGCTAATGGTGGGATGGATTATATCAACAGTGGCAGTGGTCAAGACCAAGTGTGGCTAGGTGGCGCGAGTCAATCAACAGTGGTACTTGAAGCTGGCGATGGTTATGATACGATCGTCAACTACCAAGCTGGCTCAACGCGTCTGCAAATCAGTAGCCTTACTGGTTTATCGTTAACGAATAGCGCTAATGGTCTTGAAATCACCCAAGGCGGTGATTTACTCGCAGTAGTTGCAAATCAGACAACTGACTCATTCAACACCAGTAGTTTATTCGCTGGTTAA
- a CDS encoding response regulator transcription factor — protein MSVPAVVDSKPPPVNQNKKILLVEDEKNIADAIALALSTENYEVTIINNGRDAIQALVPDYVQGTKPEVDYDLLILDLMLPFVNGLDICRQIRGSGNIIPILILSAKASETDRVVGLEVGADDYLTKPFGMRELVARCRALLRRPQGPPLQPEETILRFRALKVYIQEHRVLMGNQEINLPPKEFRLLEVFIRSPKQVFSREQLLHRVWGVEYTSETKTVDVHVRWLREKLERDPSHPKYIITVRGFGYRLG, from the coding sequence ATGTCTGTTCCCGCTGTTGTAGACAGCAAGCCTCCACCGGTCAATCAGAATAAGAAAATTTTGCTGGTTGAGGATGAGAAAAATATTGCCGATGCGATCGCGCTTGCGTTATCCACCGAAAACTATGAAGTGACGATTATTAATAATGGCCGCGATGCGATTCAGGCACTGGTACCCGATTACGTGCAAGGCACTAAGCCAGAGGTTGATTACGATCTCTTGATTTTGGATTTGATGTTGCCATTTGTGAATGGTCTGGATATTTGTCGTCAGATTAGAGGCAGTGGGAATATTATCCCAATTCTGATTTTGAGTGCGAAGGCGAGCGAGACCGATCGGGTTGTCGGTCTTGAGGTGGGTGCCGATGATTATTTGACTAAGCCCTTTGGGATGCGAGAGCTGGTTGCACGCTGCCGGGCGTTACTCCGACGGCCTCAAGGGCCGCCGCTACAACCGGAAGAAACAATTTTGCGGTTCCGCGCCCTCAAGGTCTATATTCAAGAGCATCGTGTCCTGATGGGTAATCAAGAAATTAACTTACCGCCAAAAGAGTTTCGGTTACTTGAAGTCTTTATCCGATCACCGAAGCAAGTCTTCTCCCGCGAACAGCTACTACACAGAGTTTGGGGAGTCGAGTACACATCGGAGACCAAAACGGTGGATGTGCATGTCCGTTGGCTGCGAGAAAAACTTGAACGCGATCCGAGTCATCCGAAGTACATCATTACTGTACGTGGTTTTGGATATCGCTTGGGGTGA
- a CDS encoding choice-of-anchor I family protein produces the protein MTDSQNIRLERIGAVTSDIGAEISAYDAANQLLFVVSGSTEVQVFDLSDPANPQPFAAAPVIDLTDLGAPIGGINSVAFKNGLLALALEAEIQTDPGAVAIVDINTIVNGTPIADAAKAFQAGALPDMVTFSPDGKMVLTANEGEPDDGINPEGSITIVDLSGGLADVTAANVTTANFQAFNGRESELRAAGVRIFPDIPAAIDFEPEYIAVAPNGQQAFVALQENNSVAVLNLATKTVENIVPLGLKDFSQPGNGIDASDRDGAINIVNQPVFGFYMPDGIAAYEVHGSTYYITANEGDDRGDADEAGTGDAIRIKDLGDVVSFGRNGLALDSKFDPSITEDENLGRLTISSVDGDTDGDGNIDQLISYSSRSFSIWDAHGNQVFDSGDQIAQITAAQAPELFNANNGDPEDFDTRSDNKGAEPEAVTIGEIAGRPYAFIGLERAGGGVLVYDVSQPTAPEFVQYARNDEDIAPEGLTFISAEDSPNGKPLLTVANEVSNTIAVYEIDVPQQPDATDTGSGSSRDPGVKQEEPTNPMGDGNGDSAAMSIYGRDYAETLMGSSGNEMIFGNGGMDELIGKAGDDKIYGGSQADRIMAGAGNDVIYANGGMDYINSGSGLDQIWLGGASDAIVVLETGDGYDKIMNYQAGSTRFKFANPGNLTYTDSAAGLQISQGNDLLAVVAHRTTGDFGTPSFV, from the coding sequence ATGACAGATTCTCAAAATATTCGCCTTGAAAGAATTGGCGCCGTTACTAGTGATATTGGCGCAGAAATCTCTGCCTATGATGCCGCGAATCAACTGCTGTTTGTGGTATCTGGCAGCACGGAAGTTCAAGTATTTGATTTGAGTGACCCAGCCAATCCGCAGCCGTTTGCCGCAGCGCCAGTGATTGATCTAACGGATCTGGGTGCGCCGATTGGTGGCATTAATAGTGTTGCATTTAAGAACGGGTTATTGGCCTTGGCACTAGAGGCTGAAATACAAACTGACCCTGGTGCAGTGGCAATTGTGGATATCAATACCATTGTTAACGGCACTCCGATCGCCGATGCGGCCAAGGCATTCCAAGCGGGTGCGTTACCCGATATGGTGACTTTCAGCCCCGACGGCAAAATGGTCTTAACCGCCAATGAAGGTGAACCCGATGATGGGATTAATCCTGAAGGGTCGATCACGATCGTCGATCTATCTGGTGGTTTGGCTGATGTCACTGCCGCGAATGTCACAACCGCCAACTTCCAAGCCTTCAATGGTCGTGAATCTGAGTTGCGTGCTGCGGGTGTGCGCATTTTCCCAGACATACCTGCCGCCATTGACTTTGAACCGGAATATATTGCCGTTGCGCCGAATGGTCAGCAGGCGTTTGTGGCACTCCAGGAAAATAATTCCGTTGCGGTGCTGAATCTTGCAACCAAGACAGTCGAAAATATCGTTCCCCTGGGCCTCAAAGATTTTAGCCAGCCGGGTAATGGCATTGATGCGAGCGATCGCGATGGCGCAATCAATATTGTGAACCAGCCTGTCTTCGGTTTCTATATGCCCGATGGCATTGCTGCCTATGAAGTACATGGATCGACCTATTACATCACGGCGAATGAAGGGGATGATCGGGGGGATGCGGATGAAGCAGGCACTGGTGACGCAATTCGGATTAAAGACTTGGGCGATGTTGTTTCCTTTGGTCGCAATGGTTTGGCGTTAGATAGTAAGTTTGACCCATCAATCACGGAAGATGAGAATCTGGGTCGCTTGACTATTTCTTCGGTGGATGGTGACACTGATGGCGATGGCAATATTGATCAATTGATTTCCTATAGCAGCCGCTCTTTTTCCATCTGGGATGCTCATGGTAATCAAGTTTTCGACAGTGGTGACCAAATTGCCCAAATTACTGCGGCACAAGCACCGGAGCTATTTAACGCCAACAATGGTGATCCAGAAGACTTTGACACCCGCTCTGACAATAAAGGGGCGGAACCGGAGGCTGTGACGATCGGTGAAATTGCAGGTCGTCCTTATGCATTTATTGGACTTGAGCGGGCCGGGGGTGGTGTGTTGGTCTATGACGTGAGTCAACCTACGGCACCAGAGTTTGTACAGTATGCACGTAACGATGAGGATATTGCTCCAGAAGGTCTGACTTTCATTAGCGCCGAGGACAGCCCCAACGGTAAGCCGCTACTAACAGTCGCGAACGAAGTATCAAACACCATTGCTGTCTACGAAATTGACGTACCACAGCAACCTGATGCAACTGATACTGGAAGCGGTTCATCGCGTGACCCAGGTGTAAAGCAGGAAGAACCCACAAATCCAATGGGTGACGGTAATGGCGATAGTGCCGCTATGAGTATTTATGGCCGTGACTATGCAGAAACGCTGATGGGCAGTAGCGGCAACGAGATGATCTTCGGTAATGGTGGCATGGACGAACTCATCGGCAAAGCGGGCGATGACAAAATTTATGGTGGCTCCCAGGCTGACAGGATTATGGCGGGTGCTGGTAACGACGTGATCTACGCAAATGGTGGCATGGACTACATCAATAGCGGTAGTGGTCTCGACCAAATCTGGTTGGGTGGTGCTAGCGACGCAATAGTGGTGTTGGAGACTGGTGATGGTTATGACAAAATCATGAACTATCAAGCGGGTTCCACACGCTTTAAGTTTGCAAATCCAGGCAACTTGACTTATACCGACAGTGCGGCTGGTCTTCAAATTAGCCAAGGTAATGACTTGCTTGCTGTGGTAGCCCACCGGACAACTGGTGACTTTGGTACGCCAAGCTTTGTCTAA
- a CDS encoding PhoX family protein, with translation MHDDQITNRSGNRPFEDILRASMSRRNVLKRGAGLSVAGFFGTLAGKNLLAKVATAATEGTSTLLAQATPTANLLNFTAVKIADSVTDPKVPSISPEYQYEVLIPWGTPIQPGGPEYKGEPSKRPTAAQQAKQVGIGHDGMWFFPKGETSNTEGMLCVNHEFGRNSHLLGKDAPESAEDVRLSQHAHGLSVIAIKNVGDKWKPVASKNSRRIHVNTPVTHSGPVAGTEFLKNSANNEVKGTVNNCANGYTPWGTYLTCEENFNGYFGDSTYDADTETGTWEPNDRQERYGFSSTGFGYGWEKYDPRFDLSNPAYVNEQNRFGWIVEVDPMDGSQKPVKRTALGRVKHEGIAVTVGRGGRAVGYMGDDQRFDYCYKFVSKANWRSMRARGLSPLDQGKLYVAKFNENGTGEWLEITIKNPKIAAEFKTQAEVLTYTRVAADLLGATPMDRPEWTTVAPNGNIFWAMTNNSRREETGPGSPLAPNPDGHILEMFDTNNHTGTTFTWSIPYIAQETHAAGDETTYSDPDGLWADPDGRLFIQTDGGQKKDLNNQMLVADTNTGEIRRIFSGVASDEITGVAITPDRKTMFINTQHPGNGDPEKTNFPAPTDGVTIPRDCTIVITRKDGGIIGS, from the coding sequence ATGCACGACGACCAAATTACTAATAGATCAGGCAATCGCCCATTCGAGGATATTCTCCGCGCTAGCATGTCCCGCCGTAACGTCTTAAAGCGTGGTGCTGGATTATCAGTGGCGGGATTTTTTGGCACATTAGCTGGCAAAAATTTGTTGGCTAAAGTCGCGACTGCCGCAACAGAAGGTACATCCACACTGCTAGCTCAGGCAACACCAACTGCTAATTTGCTCAATTTTACCGCTGTTAAAATTGCGGATTCTGTTACTGACCCGAAAGTGCCCAGCATTTCGCCCGAGTATCAGTACGAAGTTTTGATCCCCTGGGGTACGCCCATTCAGCCTGGTGGCCCTGAGTACAAAGGTGAACCGAGCAAGCGTCCTACCGCTGCGCAGCAAGCGAAGCAAGTTGGCATTGGCCATGATGGTATGTGGTTTTTCCCGAAGGGTGAAACCAGTAATACTGAAGGTATGCTTTGTGTGAACCATGAATTTGGTCGTAACAGCCATCTCCTTGGTAAGGATGCACCTGAAAGTGCCGAGGATGTGCGGCTATCGCAGCACGCCCACGGCCTGTCGGTAATTGCGATTAAGAATGTTGGTGACAAGTGGAAGCCAGTCGCCAGTAAAAACTCACGTCGCATCCATGTCAATACGCCTGTGACTCACAGCGGTCCGGTTGCGGGTACGGAGTTCCTGAAAAATAGTGCAAACAACGAAGTCAAAGGCACAGTGAATAACTGCGCTAACGGCTATACGCCCTGGGGCACATACTTGACCTGCGAAGAGAACTTTAACGGTTACTTCGGTGATAGCACCTACGATGCGGATACTGAAACCGGGACTTGGGAACCGAACGATCGTCAAGAACGTTACGGTTTCTCTTCTACGGGGTTTGGTTATGGTTGGGAGAAGTACGATCCCCGCTTTGATCTATCGAATCCAGCTTATGTGAATGAGCAGAACCGTTTTGGTTGGATCGTGGAAGTCGATCCGATGGATGGTTCCCAAAAGCCGGTGAAGCGCACAGCGCTGGGTCGCGTGAAGCATGAAGGTATTGCTGTCACTGTTGGCCGCGGCGGTCGTGCTGTCGGTTATATGGGTGATGATCAGCGGTTTGACTACTGCTATAAGTTCGTATCGAAAGCAAACTGGCGCTCCATGCGGGCCCGTGGCTTAAGCCCCTTGGATCAAGGTAAGCTCTACGTTGCAAAGTTCAACGAGAACGGTACGGGTGAATGGCTGGAAATTACCATCAAGAACCCCAAAATCGCCGCTGAGTTCAAAACTCAAGCCGAAGTTTTGACCTATACTCGCGTTGCCGCTGACCTACTTGGCGCAACCCCCATGGATCGTCCGGAGTGGACAACTGTTGCGCCTAACGGCAATATCTTCTGGGCGATGACCAACAACAGCCGTCGCGAGGAAACTGGCCCGGGCAGCCCCTTGGCTCCCAACCCCGATGGTCATATCCTCGAAATGTTTGATACCAACAATCACACTGGTACGACATTCACTTGGAGCATCCCTTACATCGCCCAAGAAACTCACGCCGCTGGCGATGAGACAACTTACAGCGATCCGGATGGTCTCTGGGCTGACCCGGATGGTCGTCTGTTCATCCAAACTGATGGCGGTCAGAAAAAGGATCTCAACAACCAAATGCTGGTTGCTGATACCAACACGGGCGAAATTCGGCGGATCTTCTCCGGCGTTGCGAGTGATGAAATTACTGGCGTTGCGATTACCCCCGATCGTAAGACCATGTTTATCAACACACAGCACCCCGGCAACGGCGATCCGGAGAAGACAAACTTCCCGGCACCGACTGATGGTGTGACAATCCCGCGCGATTGTACGATCGTGATCACGCGTAAAGATGGCGGTATCATCGGTTCCTAA
- a CDS encoding glycosyltransferase: MSRLAISDLDQMARFLIGTIPVIGHVTPAIPIARQLIQQGHEVCWYTGKAFQAKVEATGATYLPMCQANDYSDPANVSEEIAAYRSQLSGLKQLQFDLKYAFIESAVGQLADLTEILKTFPADVILADSLFLGAAWLHEKGGPVWAQFGSTIFFAQSPDVPPVGLGWQPSSAWFSRWRNRVLNKLLQTFVFREVAVYAAETREKVGLSTPMPPVFDVVSPYLYLSNTVPSFEYPRRDLPPQFHFVGPARPVPSNQSPPEILTQLPTDRPIVHVTQGTASTNPEDLLVPTLQALAEEKVFVIATTGNRPIEDLALDPLPRNAHVEKFIPHAELLPHIDLMITNGGFNGVHSALARGIPLITAGKTEEKPEVCARVAWSGVGLNLKTQTPKPAQIRQAVQEILQNPQYRDRAKAMQAEIAQYDFVSRSVDLLEELARTQAPVVRS; the protein is encoded by the coding sequence ATGAGCCGTTTAGCAATCAGCGATCTAGATCAAATGGCACGTTTTCTTATCGGTACAATTCCGGTTATTGGGCATGTGACACCAGCAATTCCGATCGCCCGTCAGCTAATTCAGCAAGGCCATGAAGTTTGTTGGTATACGGGTAAGGCCTTTCAGGCAAAGGTCGAAGCGACCGGTGCGACGTATTTACCGATGTGCCAAGCGAATGATTATTCTGATCCGGCCAATGTTTCGGAAGAGATTGCCGCTTATCGTAGTCAGCTGAGTGGTTTAAAGCAGCTCCAATTTGACCTAAAGTATGCCTTTATCGAGTCAGCGGTAGGGCAACTGGCGGATCTGACGGAAATTCTTAAAACCTTTCCAGCCGATGTGATCTTGGCGGACTCGCTATTTCTGGGTGCAGCTTGGCTGCATGAAAAAGGTGGCCCAGTGTGGGCGCAGTTCGGCAGTACGATTTTCTTTGCCCAGAGTCCAGACGTGCCGCCTGTGGGATTGGGCTGGCAGCCCAGTTCGGCGTGGTTTAGCCGTTGGCGCAATCGCGTTTTGAACAAGCTGCTGCAAACCTTTGTGTTTCGAGAAGTGGCAGTTTATGCCGCGGAAACTCGGGAGAAAGTGGGACTATCAACGCCAATGCCACCCGTTTTCGATGTGGTTTCGCCCTATCTGTACCTTTCCAACACTGTGCCGAGCTTTGAATATCCCCGCCGTGATTTGCCGCCACAATTTCATTTTGTCGGGCCAGCGCGGCCCGTACCCTCAAACCAGAGTCCGCCTGAGATATTAACGCAGTTGCCCACTGATCGCCCGATCGTTCATGTTACTCAAGGCACAGCCAGTACCAACCCTGAAGATTTACTGGTCCCGACGCTGCAGGCTTTGGCTGAGGAAAAGGTATTTGTGATTGCGACGACGGGTAATCGTCCTATTGAGGATCTCGCGCTTGATCCATTGCCCAGGAATGCGCATGTTGAAAAATTTATTCCCCATGCAGAGTTATTGCCCCATATTGATTTGATGATTACCAACGGGGGCTTTAATGGCGTGCATTCAGCGCTTGCACGGGGTATACCGCTGATTACGGCGGGGAAAACAGAAGAGAAGCCAGAGGTCTGTGCACGGGTTGCTTGGTCAGGTGTTGGGCTTAATTTGAAGACCCAAACACCCAAACCAGCACAAATTCGGCAAGCAGTGCAGGAGATTTTACAAAATCCCCAGTACCGCGATCGGGCCAAAGCAATGCAGGCAGAAATTGCCCAGTATGACTTTGTTAGCCGTTCAGTTGATTTGCTGGAGGAGCTTGCGCGAACCCAAGCTCCAGTTGTGCGATCGTAG